In one Lolium rigidum isolate FL_2022 chromosome 3, APGP_CSIRO_Lrig_0.1, whole genome shotgun sequence genomic region, the following are encoded:
- the LOC124704354 gene encoding lysosomal beta glucosidase-like: MGSLHKTTFVLLMFCLAVLARADHLKYKDPKKPVSVRVKDLLARMTLAEKIGQMTQIERENATTGVLSKYFIGSVLSGGGSVPSPQASAEAWASMVNEMQKDALSTRLGIPMLYGIDAVHGHNNVYKATIFPHNVGLGATRDPALVKRIGEATALEVRATGIPYAFAPCIAVCRDPRWGRCYESYSEDPKVVQSMTTLISGLQGDVPASEAGRPYVGGSKKVAACAKHYVGDGGTFLGINENNTVIDVHGLMTIHMPAYYNSIIRGVSTVMVSYSSWNGKKMHANHFLITDFLKKKLKFRGFVISDWQGIDRITSPPGVNYSYSVEAGVGAGIDMIMVPFGYTEFIDDLTAQVKSGIIPMSRIDDAVYRILRVKFTMGLFESPYADPSLAGELGKQEHRELAREAVRKSLVLLKNGKSASAPLLPLPKKAGKILVAGSHADNLGNQCGGWTITWQGLDGNGNTAGTTILSAIKSTVDPSTQVVFSENPDSTTLSDKYDYAVVVVGEPPYAETFGDNLNLTIPGSGPSVIQNVCKSMKCVVVLISGRPLVMEPYIGAIDAFVAAWLPGSEGQGVADVLFGDYGFSGKLARTWFKSVDQLPMNVGDKHYDPLFPFGFGLTTEAKK, encoded by the exons ATGGGGAGTTTGCACAAGACCACCTTTGTTCTCCTCATGTTCTGCTTGGCGGTGTTGGCCAGAGCGGATCATCTCAAGTACAAGGATCCGAAGAAGCCTGTTAGTGTCCGTGTCAAGGATCTGCTTGCTCGGATGACGCTCGCCGAGAAGATCGGCCAGATGACTCAAATCGAGAGGGAGAACGCCACCACGGGGGtgctgtccaagtacttcattg GTAGCGTACTGAGCGGTGGAGGCAGCGTGCCTTCTCCTCAGGCATCTGCCGAGGCTTGGGCTTCGATGGTTAATGAAATGCAAAAAGATGCTCTTTCTACCCGCCTGGGTATTCCGATGCTCTACGGTATTGATGCTGTGCACGGTCACAATAACGTCTACAAAGCTACCATCTTCCCACATAATGTTGGGCTTGGAGCTACCAG GGACCCTGCTCTGGTAAAGAGGATAGGAGAAGCAACTGCTCTTGAAGTTAGAGCTACAGGAATTCCTTACGCCTTCGCTCCATGTATTGCG GTTTGTAGAGACCCAAGATGGGGACGGTGCTATGAAAGCTACAGTGAAGACCCAAAGGTTGTCCAGTCAATGACCACACTTATCTCTGGCTTGCAAGGCGATGTTCCAGCTAGTGAAGCGGGAAGACCATACGTTGGTGGAAG TAAGAAAGTTGCTGCATGCGCAAAGCACTATGTTGGTGATGGTGGTACGTTCTTGGGGATCAACGAGAACAATACAGTCATCGATGTCCATGGGCTCATGACTATCCATATGCCTGCTTATTATAATTCTATCATCAGAGGTGTATCCACCGTTATGGTTTCGTACTCTAGTTGGAATGGAAAGAAGATGCACGCCAACCATTTCCTAATCACTGATTTTCTCAAGAAAAAGCTCAAATTCAGG GGCTTTGTGATTTCAGACTGGCAAGGCATTGATAGGATTACTAGTCCCCCAGGCGTGAACTACTCTTATTCAGTTGAGGCTGGAGTTGGTGCCGGCATTGACATG ATCATGGTTCCTTTTGGCTACACAGAATTCATTGATGATCTGACAGCCCAAGTTAAGAGTGGCATTATCCCCATGAGCAGAATCGACGATGCTGTTTacaggattcttcgggtcaagttCACCATGGGTCTATTTGAGAGCCCTTACGCTGATCCCAGTCTCGCTGGTGAACTTGGAAAGCAA GAACACCGAGAACTTGCTCGGGAAGCTGTCAGGAAATCATTGGTGCTGCTGAAAAATGGGAAGTCTGCCTCCGCTCCGTTGTTGCCTCTCCCAAAGAAGGCAGGTAAGATCCTTGTCGCCGGAAGCCACGCCGATAACTTGGGCAACCAGTGTGGAGGATGGACAATCACATGGCAAGGATTGGACGGCAACGGCAACACTGCCG GGACAACGATCCTCTCGGCGATCAAGTCCACCGTCGACCCCAGCACGCAAGTGGTCTTCTCGGAGAACCCAGACAGCACCACCTTAAGCGACAAGTACGACTACGCGGTCGTGGTGGTCGGCGAGCCACCCTACGCCGAGACATTCGGTGACAACCTGAACCTGACGATCCCAGGATCCGGTCCGTCCGTGATCCAGAACGTCTGCAAGAGCATGAAGTGTGTGGTGGTGCTCATCTCCGGTAGGCCGCTGGTGATGGAGCCGTACATCGGCGCCATCGACGCATTCGTGGCCGCATGGCTGCCTGGCTCGGAGGGCCAGGGCGTGGCCGACGTGCTCTTCGGCGACTACGGGTTCTCCGGGAAGCTGGCGAGGACGTGGTTCAAGTCGGTGGACCAGCTGCCGATGAACGTCGGCGACAAGCACTATGACCCGCTGTTCCCGTTCGGGTTTGGCCTCACCACCGAGGCCAAAAAGTGA